A genomic region of Pyrus communis chromosome 14, drPyrComm1.1, whole genome shotgun sequence contains the following coding sequences:
- the LOC137714207 gene encoding transcription repressor OFP8-like: MTPNKFIHYTRLFRSHTFLFITEKDSYQQYFPTHKSPPLSLCEQIIRSLYISLMSSSSKNKLLTTILTANIPGCDCRRPKLSDVYEPTPKPKIQIHKNPIHRSHSSSSSGDQNGKSVTVDDDEDQCTSTTVSFNNSSSQSKPFDSAESTNPKNTKISSPNTTKTSGSIAVVKESNDPYQDFRQSMLQMIVEKQIYWKEDLQELLRCFLELNSPSHHDVIIRAFTQIWNDLIRESKKPMIM, from the coding sequence ATGACTCCTAACAAATTCATACACTACACCCGCCTCTTTCGTTCCCACACATTTCTATTCATTACTGAAAAGGACTCCTACCAACAATACTTTCCCACCCATAaatctccccctctctctctctgcgagCAAATCATAAGGAGTCTCTATATCTCCTTAATGTCTTCTTCCAGCAAAAACAAGCTCCTCACTACCATTCTCACAGCCAATATTCCAGGCTGCGATTGCCGCAGGCCGAAGCTCTCTGACGTATACGAGCCaaccccaaaacccaaaatccaaaTCCACAAAAACCCTATTCACCGATCCCACTCCTCTTCAAGTTCCGGTGATCAAAATGGCAAGAGTGTCACCGTTGACGACGACGAAGATCAGTGCACCTCCACCACCGTCTCTTTCAACAACTCGTCCTCACAGTCAAAGCCATTCGATTCAGCAGAGAGTACGAATCCGAAGAACACAAAGATTTCAAGCCCGAATACAACGAAAACCAGCGGCAGCATTGCGGTGGTGAAGGAATCAAACGACCCGTATCAGGATTTCAGGCAGTCGATGCTGCAGATGATTGTGGAGAAGCAGATTTACTGGAAGGAGGATCTGCAGGAGCTGCTCCGCTGCTTTCTGGAACTCAACTCTCCGTCCCACCACGATGTTATCATCCGAGCATTCACACAAATCTGGAACGATCTGATCAGAGAAAGCAAGAAGCCGATGATCATGTGA
- the LOC137714385 gene encoding uncharacterized protein, which translates to MQIFSSKEEGKEGEEKSSRGDEAKNLLAKYGGAYLATSITLSLISFSLCYALIGAAVDVGMSDGETGEKVGTFALAYAAHKAASPIRFPPTVVARWIGKKVEKEN; encoded by the exons ATGCAGATAttcagctcaaaagaggaaggaaaggaaggagaagagaagTCGTCAAGGGGAGATGAAGCCAAGAACCTGCTAGCAAAATATGGAGGGGCATACTTAGCCACATCCATCACTCTCTCCCTCATCTCGTTTTCGTTATGTTATGCACTCATCGGCGCCGCCGTTGAT GTGGGAATGTCTGATGGCGAGACCGGAGAGAAGGTTGGGACCTTCGCTTTGGCATACGCTGCACACAAGGCTGCTTCTCCAATTAGGTTTCCTCCGACAGTTGTAGCCAGATGGATCGGAAAGAAAGTCGAAAAGGAGAATTAG
- the LOC137715827 gene encoding transcription factor E2FB-like isoform X1 yields MSGSRAPNPPAQPPQPVMQQPLKRQLPFSSMKPPFSAAADYHGFLPDPRQTTDQETYGITVKTPQLKRKSDAVDCEAESSDRTAAPGYTDVGNSPLQTPMSTKVGKANKTSRLTKCSKSGPRTPASNVGSPSGANVTPAGPCRFDSSLGLLTKKFINLIKHAEDGILDLNKAADTLEVQKRRIYDITNVLEGIGLIEKKLKNRIQWKGLDVSRTGDVDENYPSLQAQLENLSIEERRLDQQIREMQERLRDLSVDESNKKWLFVTEEDIKGLPCLQNETLIAIKAPHGTTLEVPDPDEAVDYPQRRYRMVLRSTMGPIDVYLVSQFEEKFEEINGVEVPANIPATSGANENPATTMVSEDRGKDVELQVPDDHTMSADPTAAQDFTGGIMKIVPSDVDSDTDYWLLSDADISITDLWRTEPGVLWNDLGALDHDYPLGNVSTPPRPQTPPSSLIEVPSTTSNPTKT; encoded by the exons ATGTCGGGCTCGCGGGCTCCAAACCCGCCGGCGCAACCGCCACAGCCGGTCATGCAGCAACCCCTGAAGCGGCAACTCCCCTTCTCCTCCATGAAGCCGCCGTTTTCAGCTGCTGCAGACTACCACGGCTTCCTTCCCGACCCCCGCCAAACCACCGATCAAGAAACCTACGGCATAACCGTTAAGACCCCT CAGCTAAAAAGGAAGAGTGATGCAGTAGATTGTGAAGCCGAGTCTAGTGATAGGACAGCTGCTCCTGGATACACTGACGTAGGTAACAGCCCCCTCCAGACTCCTATGTCAACCAAGGTTGGAAAGGCGAACAAAACATCAAGGCTTACAAAGTGCAGCAAATCTGGACCGCGGACTCCGGCTTCCAATGTGG GTTCTCCTTCTGGTGCTAATGTTACTCCGGCTGGTCCATGTCGTTTTGACAGTTCCCTAG GTCTCTTAACAAAGAAGTTTATCAATCTGATCAAACATGCGGAAGATGGTATTCTAGATCTCAATAAAGCTGCTGATACTTTAGAG GTCCAAAAGAGGCGGATATATGATATAACAAATGTTCTCGAAGGAATTGGTCTCATAGAAAAGAAGCTCAAAAATAGAATTCAGTGGAA GGGACTTGATGTCTCGAGGACAGGAGACGTGGACGAAAATTATCCTAGTTTACAG GCACAACTTGAAAACCTATCTATTGAGGAGCGCAGATTAGATCAGCAAATAAG AGAAATGCAGGAAAGGTTGAGGGACCTGAGTGTCGATGAAAGCAATAAGAA ATGGCTTTTTGTCACCGAAGAAGACATTAAGGGCTTACCTTGCTTGCAG AATGAAACCTTAATAGCAATAAAGGCTCCACATGGCACCACTCTTGAAGTCCCAGATCCTGACGAG GCTGTTGACTATCCCCAAAGGAGATACAGGATGGTTTTGAGAAGCACAATGGGTCCTATAGATGTTTACCTTGTCAG TCAATTTGAGGAGAAGTTTGAGGAGATTAATGGTGTCGAAGTACCTGCAAATATCCCTGCAACTTCAGGCGCTAATGAAAACCCAGCTACAACAATGGTTTCAGAGGATAGAGGGAAGGATGTTGAACTGCAGGTACCAGATGATCATACAATGTCCGCTGATCCTACGGCTGCCCAGGACTTTACTGGTGGGATTATGAAGATTGTTCCCTCAGATGTTGAT AGTGATACGGATTACTGGCTTTTATCAGATGCTGATATTAGTATCACAGACTTGTGGAGAACAGAAC CTGGGGTTTTGTGGAATGATTTGGGTGCACTTGATCATGATTATCCGTTGGGTAATGTCAGCACACCACCTCGGCCCCAAACTCCGCCATCCAGCTTAATTGAAGTACCTTCTACTACCAGCAACCCTACGAAGACTTGA
- the LOC137715827 gene encoding transcription factor E2FB-like isoform X2, whose protein sequence is MSGSRAPNPPAQPPQPVMQQPLKRQLPFSSMKPPFSAAADYHGFLPDPRQTTDQETYGITVKTPLKRKSDAVDCEAESSDRTAAPGYTDVGNSPLQTPMSTKVGKANKTSRLTKCSKSGPRTPASNVGSPSGANVTPAGPCRFDSSLGLLTKKFINLIKHAEDGILDLNKAADTLEVQKRRIYDITNVLEGIGLIEKKLKNRIQWKGLDVSRTGDVDENYPSLQAQLENLSIEERRLDQQIREMQERLRDLSVDESNKKWLFVTEEDIKGLPCLQNETLIAIKAPHGTTLEVPDPDEAVDYPQRRYRMVLRSTMGPIDVYLVSQFEEKFEEINGVEVPANIPATSGANENPATTMVSEDRGKDVELQVPDDHTMSADPTAAQDFTGGIMKIVPSDVDSDTDYWLLSDADISITDLWRTEPGVLWNDLGALDHDYPLGNVSTPPRPQTPPSSLIEVPSTTSNPTKT, encoded by the exons ATGTCGGGCTCGCGGGCTCCAAACCCGCCGGCGCAACCGCCACAGCCGGTCATGCAGCAACCCCTGAAGCGGCAACTCCCCTTCTCCTCCATGAAGCCGCCGTTTTCAGCTGCTGCAGACTACCACGGCTTCCTTCCCGACCCCCGCCAAACCACCGATCAAGAAACCTACGGCATAACCGTTAAGACCCCT CTAAAAAGGAAGAGTGATGCAGTAGATTGTGAAGCCGAGTCTAGTGATAGGACAGCTGCTCCTGGATACACTGACGTAGGTAACAGCCCCCTCCAGACTCCTATGTCAACCAAGGTTGGAAAGGCGAACAAAACATCAAGGCTTACAAAGTGCAGCAAATCTGGACCGCGGACTCCGGCTTCCAATGTGG GTTCTCCTTCTGGTGCTAATGTTACTCCGGCTGGTCCATGTCGTTTTGACAGTTCCCTAG GTCTCTTAACAAAGAAGTTTATCAATCTGATCAAACATGCGGAAGATGGTATTCTAGATCTCAATAAAGCTGCTGATACTTTAGAG GTCCAAAAGAGGCGGATATATGATATAACAAATGTTCTCGAAGGAATTGGTCTCATAGAAAAGAAGCTCAAAAATAGAATTCAGTGGAA GGGACTTGATGTCTCGAGGACAGGAGACGTGGACGAAAATTATCCTAGTTTACAG GCACAACTTGAAAACCTATCTATTGAGGAGCGCAGATTAGATCAGCAAATAAG AGAAATGCAGGAAAGGTTGAGGGACCTGAGTGTCGATGAAAGCAATAAGAA ATGGCTTTTTGTCACCGAAGAAGACATTAAGGGCTTACCTTGCTTGCAG AATGAAACCTTAATAGCAATAAAGGCTCCACATGGCACCACTCTTGAAGTCCCAGATCCTGACGAG GCTGTTGACTATCCCCAAAGGAGATACAGGATGGTTTTGAGAAGCACAATGGGTCCTATAGATGTTTACCTTGTCAG TCAATTTGAGGAGAAGTTTGAGGAGATTAATGGTGTCGAAGTACCTGCAAATATCCCTGCAACTTCAGGCGCTAATGAAAACCCAGCTACAACAATGGTTTCAGAGGATAGAGGGAAGGATGTTGAACTGCAGGTACCAGATGATCATACAATGTCCGCTGATCCTACGGCTGCCCAGGACTTTACTGGTGGGATTATGAAGATTGTTCCCTCAGATGTTGAT AGTGATACGGATTACTGGCTTTTATCAGATGCTGATATTAGTATCACAGACTTGTGGAGAACAGAAC CTGGGGTTTTGTGGAATGATTTGGGTGCACTTGATCATGATTATCCGTTGGGTAATGTCAGCACACCACCTCGGCCCCAAACTCCGCCATCCAGCTTAATTGAAGTACCTTCTACTACCAGCAACCCTACGAAGACTTGA
- the LOC137715429 gene encoding uncharacterized protein: MGNKPAKQEREEVLLKVVPPLDRAYVRWLARDLERTHGFTPVNPRAVKPPEHYIEYMHLNGWLDVDLGDPDLAHLFK, translated from the coding sequence ATGGGAAACAAGCCTGCGAAGCAAGAAAGGGAAGAGGTCTTGTTGAAAGTTGTTCCTCCGTTGGACCGTGCATATGTTAGGTGGCTTGCTCGCGATCTTGAGAGGACTCATGGCTTTACACCAGTGAACCCTCGTGCGGTGAAGCCGCCAGAACATTATATTGAGTACATGCATTTGAATGGCTGGTTGGATGTAGACTTGGGTGATCCTGATCTAGCCCATTTATTCAAGTAG